From a single Oceanobacillus kimchii X50 genomic region:
- a CDS encoding bile acid:sodium symporter family protein: MKSLEKVSSFAGNTFAIWVLLFGVISFIFPSGFSWIAPHISLLLGIIMFGMGLTLTPKDFKGVIKAPKSVLIAVILQYTIMPFTAYGLAVLFQLPPAIAVGVILVGCCPGGTASNVMTYLAKGNTALSVSVTTISTLIAPIMTPALTLLLASEWMAVSFTSMFISIIQVVLLPIVLGVGVRMLFRNQVEKSVSVLPLVSVIGIVAVASAVVAINTEAIATSGLFIFGVVVLHNLIGLCLGFLIAKLFKLNFSEQKAISIEVGMQNSGLASTLALTAFAATPVAAVPSAIFSVWHNISGPLLATYWSKRGSKDISIGNEKVQNLG, translated from the coding sequence TTGAAATCTTTAGAGAAAGTGAGTTCTTTCGCAGGTAACACCTTTGCAATATGGGTGCTATTATTTGGGGTAATCAGTTTCATCTTTCCGAGTGGTTTTTCTTGGATTGCTCCACATATTTCGCTCCTTCTTGGAATCATTATGTTTGGAATGGGGTTGACACTTACGCCAAAAGATTTCAAGGGAGTAATAAAGGCTCCGAAGAGTGTATTGATTGCTGTGATTTTGCAATATACAATTATGCCATTTACAGCATATGGGTTAGCCGTACTTTTTCAACTTCCTCCAGCAATTGCGGTGGGAGTCATTCTAGTAGGATGTTGCCCTGGTGGTACTGCATCGAATGTTATGACATATTTAGCTAAAGGGAATACCGCGTTATCCGTATCCGTGACAACAATATCTACGTTAATTGCACCAATTATGACGCCTGCATTAACGTTGTTATTAGCTAGTGAATGGATGGCAGTTTCATTTACGAGTATGTTTATATCCATTATACAGGTAGTATTACTGCCGATTGTATTGGGTGTCGGGGTACGTATGTTATTCCGTAATCAAGTGGAAAAAAGCGTATCTGTTCTACCACTTGTATCTGTAATTGGAATTGTTGCTGTAGCAAGTGCGGTTGTTGCAATAAATACCGAAGCAATAGCAACATCTGGTCTATTCATTTTTGGAGTTGTTGTCCTACATAATTTGATTGGTTTATGTCTAGGTTTTCTTATTGCTAAACTGTTTAAACTCAATTTTTCCGAACAAAAAGCAATATCGATCGAAGTAGGTATGCAAAATTCTGGTCTCGCGTCAACGCTAGCATTAACAGCATTTGCGGCAACACCAGTAGCGGCGGTACCGAGCGCGATTTTTAGTGTGTGGCATAATATTTCAGGACCTTTATTAGCAACATATTGGTCAAAACGAGGCAGTAAAGATATTTCCATTGGCAATGAAAAAGTGCAAAACCTGGGATGA
- a CDS encoding TetR/AcrR family transcriptional regulator has translation MSKQSRKITILNAASGIVSDKGIFNLTLEAVAKEAGISKGGLLYHFPSKEALVKGMVEHLAQNYQHKISDNVERDPLERGKWTRSFLNVTFNQGYPNKDMHAGLLAAKAVNPKLMAPLHDAYEKWQNNIENDGLDPIDATIIRLAADGIWLAELLEHYNIDDEKKKEVYKRLHEWIQDLYIKAEKKEKDSN, from the coding sequence TTGTCAAAACAATCACGTAAAATTACAATCCTGAATGCAGCATCAGGAATCGTAAGTGACAAAGGGATTTTTAATTTAACATTAGAGGCTGTAGCGAAAGAAGCGGGCATTAGTAAAGGCGGGTTGTTATATCACTTTCCTTCTAAAGAAGCTCTTGTAAAAGGAATGGTGGAACACTTAGCACAAAATTATCAACATAAAATAAGTGATAATGTTGAAAGAGATCCATTGGAAAGAGGAAAATGGACGAGATCTTTCTTAAATGTAACTTTTAATCAAGGATATCCAAATAAAGATATGCATGCAGGTCTATTAGCAGCAAAAGCGGTTAATCCTAAATTGATGGCTCCACTTCATGATGCTTATGAAAAATGGCAAAATAATATTGAAAATGATGGGTTAGATCCAATCGATGCAACGATCATACGACTAGCAGCAGACGGTATTTGGTTAGCTGAACTTTTGGAGCATTATAATATAGATGATGAAAAGAAGAAAGAAGTATATAAAAGGCTCCATGAGTGGATTCAAGACTTATATATAAAAGCTGAAAAGAAAGAAAAAGATAGTAATTAA
- a CDS encoding 3-keto-5-aminohexanoate cleavage protein, whose protein sequence is MTSKVMLTAAVTGAGDTIQKNHNVPVTPKDIAESAIASAKAGATVAHVHARDPKTGGISHDIEHYREIVDRIRDSETDVVINITSGGGGDFIPSLDTPAAGGNGTDIQIPSERHEPIGELLPELCTLDCGSTNFGDMIYMSPTEWLREQAVLVQKSGVKPELECFDTGHVHFANQLIKEGLIDNDPMFQFCLGIPWGADAELDTLLYMKGRIPENAHWSAFSIGRNQLPMVTQAAQLGGNVRVGLEDNIYLKKGVLATNEALVDQAVNQLHANNIEIMTPQEAREAYNLRGK, encoded by the coding sequence ATGACTAGCAAAGTGATGTTAACCGCTGCTGTTACAGGAGCAGGAGATACTATTCAAAAAAATCATAATGTTCCGGTTACACCCAAGGATATTGCTGAATCTGCGATTGCTTCTGCTAAAGCAGGTGCTACTGTGGCGCATGTTCATGCAAGAGACCCAAAAACAGGTGGAATCAGTCATGATATAGAACATTATCGTGAAATCGTAGATCGAATTCGTGATTCTGAAACAGATGTAGTAATTAATATTACTTCTGGCGGTGGAGGAGATTTCATTCCAAGTTTAGATACACCAGCAGCAGGAGGAAATGGGACAGATATCCAGATTCCATCAGAACGACACGAACCTATTGGAGAATTATTGCCAGAGTTGTGTACGTTGGATTGTGGGTCTACAAACTTTGGTGACATGATCTACATGAGCCCAACTGAATGGCTGCGTGAACAGGCGGTACTTGTGCAAAAGAGTGGAGTAAAACCAGAACTTGAATGTTTCGATACTGGACATGTTCATTTTGCAAATCAATTAATTAAAGAAGGATTAATTGATAATGATCCGATGTTCCAATTTTGTCTCGGAATTCCATGGGGAGCAGATGCTGAATTAGATACGTTGTTGTATATGAAAGGACGTATTCCTGAAAATGCACATTGGTCTGCATTTAGTATTGGACGAAATCAATTACCAATGGTAACTCAGGCTGCCCAACTTGGAGGAAACGTAAGAGTTGGCTTAGAAGATAACATTTATTTAAAAAAAGGTGTATTAGCAACAAATGAAGCTTTAGTAGATCAAGCGGTAAATCAATTACATGCAAATAATATAGAGATAATGACCCCTCAAGAAGCAAGAGAGGCTTATAACTTGAGAGGTAAATAA
- a CDS encoding 3-hydroxyacyl-CoA dehydrogenase NAD-binding domain-containing protein produces MKKVAVIGTGVIGNGWITRFLANGCEVVAYDPAHGAKERTMQTIENAWESVEQLGLKEGASRDSLTFVDSIEEAVKDAHLIQESVPERYELKHGVLKEIDRFAHSNTIIGSSTSGIKPTDLQIDLNHPERLIVAHPFNPVYLLPLVEIVGGEATTKEIKDKALAYYESLQMKPMVIEKEIEGFVADRLMEALWREALHLVNDGIATTEEVDKAVTYGAGLRWAQMGPFMTFHLAGGNEGMRHMLEQFGPALKLPWTKLEAPELTDELKERVIQGCETHANDRSVKELERRRNEFLVKLIDLVEDYWP; encoded by the coding sequence ATGAAAAAAGTAGCTGTTATTGGTACAGGAGTGATTGGTAATGGATGGATTACTCGTTTTCTTGCAAACGGGTGCGAAGTTGTAGCTTATGATCCTGCCCATGGTGCAAAAGAGAGAACAATGCAAACAATCGAAAATGCTTGGGAATCAGTAGAACAACTAGGGCTAAAAGAAGGTGCATCTAGAGATTCTCTTACATTTGTAGATAGTATAGAAGAAGCTGTCAAAGATGCACATTTAATTCAAGAAAGTGTACCAGAGCGTTATGAATTAAAACACGGTGTACTCAAAGAAATTGATCGTTTTGCACATTCGAATACTATTATTGGATCCAGTACTTCTGGCATTAAGCCAACGGATTTACAAATAGACTTAAATCATCCGGAACGTTTAATAGTAGCTCATCCTTTCAATCCAGTCTACCTACTTCCACTCGTAGAAATTGTTGGCGGTGAAGCTACGACAAAAGAAATTAAGGATAAAGCATTGGCTTATTATGAATCTTTACAAATGAAACCAATGGTCATTGAAAAAGAAATTGAAGGGTTTGTAGCAGATCGTTTAATGGAGGCCCTTTGGCGTGAGGCATTGCACCTGGTGAATGATGGTATTGCGACAACAGAAGAAGTAGATAAAGCAGTTACTTATGGAGCTGGTTTACGTTGGGCGCAAATGGGACCATTTATGACGTTCCATTTAGCTGGTGGAAATGAAGGCATGAGACATATGTTAGAACAATTCGGGCCAGCATTAAAGTTACCTTGGACCAAACTAGAAGCACCAGAATTAACAGATGAATTAAAAGAACGTGTGATTCAAGGTTGTGAAACACATGCTAATGATCGCTCTGTAAAAGAGTTAGAGAGAAGAAGAAATGAATTTTTAGTAAAACTTATTGATCTTGTCGAAGATTATTGGCCATAA
- a CDS encoding thioesterase family protein: MNTTFSFKSEVIQEWVDYNGHMNDAAYASVFSCAVDSLMEFFGLTKEVIENEKYTLFTLETHLCYLNEAHLGEELHVNLQLLDVDSKRLHVFFTMKNTNEVVIATSEQMLMGMDQEIGKPAPFLPHVNDNINHVWKNHQLKEKPKQAGRVIGIKKK; this comes from the coding sequence ATGAATACAACTTTTAGTTTCAAATCAGAAGTAATACAAGAATGGGTAGATTATAACGGTCATATGAATGATGCCGCATATGCTTCTGTTTTCAGTTGTGCCGTGGATTCTTTGATGGAGTTTTTTGGCCTGACTAAAGAAGTCATCGAGAATGAAAAATATACGCTCTTTACATTGGAAACGCATCTTTGCTATTTAAATGAAGCTCATTTAGGTGAAGAACTTCACGTGAATTTGCAATTGTTGGATGTAGATTCCAAACGATTACATGTATTTTTTACGATGAAAAATACAAACGAAGTTGTTATTGCAACAAGTGAGCAAATGCTAATGGGCATGGATCAGGAAATAGGGAAACCAGCACCATTTCTACCTCATGTAAATGACAATATTAATCATGTTTGGAAGAATCATCAATTGAAAGAGAAACCAAAACAAGCTGGAAGAGTAATAGGAATAAAGAAAAAATAA
- a CDS encoding quaternary amine ABC transporter ATP-binding protein, whose translation MNKIEVNQLTKIFGSHSKKGLQLLEEGYTKDEILKKSGNTVGVNNVSFDVKSGEFFVIMGLSGSGKSTLIRLINRLIEPTNGSVNIDGDDITKMNKEQLIETRRNKLGMVFQNFGLFPHRTVINNVSYGLEIQGVSKEDRKKKAYKSIEDVGLKGYENSYPNELSGGMQQRVGLARALANDTDILLMDEAFSALDPLIRKEMQDELLKLQNTLNKTILFITHDLDEALKLGDRIAIMKDGEIVQVGTSEEILENPANEYVSNFVKDVDRSKVLDAGTVMRKPEVLTTYKDGPRMAVRKMEEVGASSIFVVDRQDHYKGLLTIDDAIRSYKEDISMENVLQTEIFQTTPSTPLNDLIGIAADTKYPIAVVEEDKLVGIVSRVSILSGLVLGKENSEVNE comes from the coding sequence ATGAATAAGATTGAAGTAAATCAATTAACGAAGATTTTTGGCTCTCATTCAAAAAAAGGATTACAACTACTTGAAGAGGGCTACACAAAAGATGAAATTCTAAAGAAATCCGGTAATACAGTCGGTGTAAATAATGTATCTTTTGATGTGAAAAGTGGTGAATTCTTCGTGATAATGGGACTTTCCGGTAGTGGTAAATCTACCTTAATTCGGTTAATTAATCGATTAATTGAACCGACTAATGGCTCCGTTAATATTGATGGAGATGACATCACGAAGATGAACAAAGAACAGCTAATCGAGACAAGAAGAAATAAGCTTGGAATGGTATTTCAAAACTTTGGCTTATTTCCCCATCGAACAGTTATCAATAATGTATCTTATGGTCTTGAAATTCAAGGTGTGTCTAAAGAAGATAGAAAGAAGAAAGCGTACAAATCAATTGAAGATGTCGGTTTAAAAGGCTATGAAAATAGCTATCCGAACGAACTGAGTGGTGGGATGCAGCAACGAGTTGGCCTCGCAAGAGCATTAGCTAATGATACTGATATATTACTAATGGATGAGGCTTTTAGCGCACTAGATCCCCTTATTAGAAAAGAAATGCAAGACGAGTTATTAAAACTTCAAAATACATTAAATAAAACTATTCTTTTTATTACACATGATTTAGACGAAGCATTGAAATTAGGTGACCGAATTGCAATTATGAAAGATGGCGAAATTGTCCAAGTCGGCACTTCTGAAGAAATTCTTGAGAATCCTGCAAATGAATACGTGAGTAATTTTGTGAAAGATGTTGATCGTTCAAAAGTCTTGGATGCAGGAACGGTTATGCGAAAACCAGAAGTATTGACTACGTATAAAGACGGTCCACGAATGGCTGTTAGAAAAATGGAAGAAGTAGGTGCCTCCAGTATTTTCGTTGTCGATCGTCAAGATCATTATAAAGGCTTATTAACCATTGACGATGCAATTCGTTCCTATAAAGAAGACATTTCGATGGAAAATGTTTTACAAACAGAAATTTTTCAAACAACTCCAAGTACTCCTTTAAATGATTTAATTGGAATAGCTGCGGATACAAAATACCCAATTGCCGTTGTTGAAGAAGACAAATTAGTAGGAATTGTTTCACGAGTATCCATTCTATCAGGTTTAGTTCTAGGGAAGGAAAACTCGGAGGTGAATGAATAA
- a CDS encoding ABC transporter permease, whose protein sequence is MDYFFLPLEQWMNEFVNGWFLPTFSGIFNVISEVFNIFISGVTDLLLMIPAELFTIILALIAWKVSGIGLSVFTIIGFLFIGSVDMWEGAMQTLAIIIVATLVSLVIGIPVGILSAMNDGVQRIVRPILDFMQTLPSFVYLIPAVLLFGLGGVPAVMATFIFAAPPAVRMTNLGIRSVPKEIIEASRAFGSTNKQLLYKVQIPLAIPSIMAGVNQTIMLSLSMAVVASMIGAPGLGASVLTAISQVNIGLGLVAGLGIVVLAIVLDRITQGIGKGK, encoded by the coding sequence ATGGATTATTTCTTTTTACCATTAGAGCAATGGATGAATGAATTCGTTAATGGATGGTTTCTTCCAACGTTTAGTGGTATATTCAACGTCATTAGTGAAGTATTTAACATATTTATTAGTGGAGTTACAGATTTATTATTAATGATACCAGCAGAACTATTTACTATCATTCTAGCATTAATAGCTTGGAAGGTATCTGGTATCGGGTTATCCGTTTTTACCATAATAGGATTTTTATTTATTGGTTCTGTGGATATGTGGGAAGGAGCTATGCAGACACTTGCGATCATTATTGTAGCTACTCTTGTTTCCCTCGTTATAGGTATACCTGTAGGAATATTAAGTGCCATGAATGATGGAGTACAACGAATCGTTCGGCCAATACTAGATTTCATGCAAACTTTACCTAGTTTTGTTTACTTAATTCCTGCAGTTCTATTATTTGGGTTAGGTGGAGTCCCGGCAGTGATGGCAACATTTATTTTTGCCGCACCCCCAGCCGTTCGTATGACTAATTTAGGTATCCGAAGTGTACCAAAAGAGATTATTGAAGCTTCCCGAGCATTTGGCTCAACAAATAAGCAACTTTTATATAAAGTCCAAATTCCATTAGCAATACCAAGTATTATGGCAGGAGTAAATCAAACAATTATGCTTTCCCTGTCAATGGCTGTAGTTGCTTCTATGATTGGGGCACCAGGGTTAGGTGCATCTGTATTAACAGCTATTTCTCAAGTGAATATTGGATTAGGTCTGGTAGCCGGTCTTGGAATCGTTGTCTTAGCAATTGTTCTCGATCGAATTACACAAGGAATTGGTAAAGGAAAATAG
- a CDS encoding glycine betaine ABC transporter substrate-binding protein — translation MKKFTIVLSLLTLIFLAACGSGDEESTNTSESKGTINLAVTPWTSTVPPTKIARIIIEDMGYEVKETQADVSSTFVGLSRGDLDAYMDSWMPAHENQMEKYSDSIEKVTTSYDNANTGLTIPASLQGINKVSDLKGKEDQFGNKIYGIEEGAGATEMMRDLIEEADLDVELVPSSEGGMLAQAQRKISSDEPVIFYGWRPHSMFNKFDIKVLEDDYEVFTPSTVNVLANNGLKDKAPDVYAFLKNWSISIDDVEEMITKIEDGADEREVAQEWIDNNQDKVNKMLENK, via the coding sequence ATGAAGAAGTTTACTATTGTTTTATCACTATTAACATTAATATTTCTAGCAGCTTGTGGGTCTGGGGATGAAGAATCAACAAATACGAGTGAAAGTAAAGGGACAATTAATTTAGCTGTCACACCATGGACAAGTACAGTTCCACCGACAAAAATTGCACGTATTATTATTGAAGACATGGGTTATGAAGTTAAAGAAACACAGGCAGATGTGAGCTCGACCTTTGTAGGTCTTTCAAGAGGTGATTTAGATGCTTATATGGATTCATGGATGCCTGCACATGAAAATCAAATGGAAAAATATTCAGATTCTATTGAAAAAGTAACTACAAGTTATGATAATGCAAATACTGGTTTAACAATCCCTGCTAGTTTACAGGGAATAAATAAAGTAAGTGACCTAAAAGGAAAAGAAGATCAATTTGGTAATAAGATTTATGGTATCGAAGAGGGCGCAGGAGCAACAGAAATGATGCGCGACTTAATTGAAGAAGCAGATTTAGACGTAGAGTTAGTTCCATCTTCAGAAGGTGGAATGCTAGCTCAAGCACAACGAAAAATATCGAGTGATGAGCCAGTAATATTCTATGGCTGGAGACCACACTCTATGTTCAATAAGTTTGATATCAAAGTACTAGAAGATGACTATGAGGTATTTACACCATCAACTGTAAATGTACTTGCTAATAATGGTTTGAAAGATAAAGCACCAGATGTCTATGCATTTTTAAAGAATTGGAGTATTTCTATTGACGATGTGGAAGAGATGATTACAAAAATTGAAGACGGTGCAGATGAGCGTGAAGTTGCACAAGAATGGATTGATAATAATCAAGATAAAGTAAATAAAATGCTAGAAAATAAATAA